One Helianthus annuus cultivar XRQ/B chromosome 12, HanXRQr2.0-SUNRISE, whole genome shotgun sequence genomic region harbors:
- the LOC110894080 gene encoding FCS-Like Zinc finger 13 produces the protein MAEFKSKSNNKSRLTLKTLPFFFDQNKQPKRFREQNGVVGLGIVVALNDESSGHNTQNPVFSVSPRSDPIPIFSKRPGLEDVEIELLEEYTCVISHVGNNMVKKREYFDDGFKRKSLVSDWVSTHGGGGGCYGGGVFCSPSPPVVCGGGGGGGVVFDEVDFLSCCNLCKKKLHGLDIFMYRGEKAFCSEECRYQQISIDEHKEKYASRVKKQPEYVETLCSSPMQLPAGMAVA, from the exons ATGGCAGAATTCAAGTCAAAAAGCAATAACAAATCAAGATTAACACTAAAAACCCTACCTTTTTTCTTTGATCAAAACAAGCAACCAAAGAGATTCAGGGAGCAAAACGGCGTCGTAGGGCTGGGGATTGTGGTTGCTTTGAATGATGAGTCATCGGGTCATAATACCCAGAACCCGGTTTTTTCAGTTTCACCAAGATCCGACCCGATTCCGATATTTAGCAAAAGACCCGGTTTAGAAGATGTGGAGATTGAGTTGTTGGAGGAGTACACGTGTGTGATTTCGCACGTGGGGAATAATATGGTGAAGAAAAGAGAGTATTTTGATGATGGGTTTAAGAGAAAGAGTCTTGTTAGTGATTGGGTTAGCActcatggtggtggtggtggttgttatGGTGGTGGGGTGTTTTGTTCACCGTCACCTCCGGTggtttgtggtggtggtggtgggggtggggtggTGTTTGATGAGGTGGATTTCTTGAGTTGTTGTAATCTTTGCAAGAAGAAGCTTCATGGGTTGGATATATTCATGTATAG AGGTGAGAAAGCATTTTGCAGCGAAGAATGCCGGTACCAGCAGATCTCCATTGATGAACACAAAGAAAAGTATGCATCAAGGGTGAAGAAACAGCCCGAATATGTCGAGACGCTATGCTCCAGTCCTATGCAGCTTCCTGCCGGGATGGCTGTAGCATAA
- the LOC110892430 gene encoding uncharacterized protein LOC110892430: protein MVHADIRRGAKRSFSTLEPWMLATMTIEPRMEDLHLTTDALIISAAVGDYRMRRILVDTGSSEDIIYEHCFDRMQPEDKKLLESVHATIKGFTGEKVDPIGQITFPVTFGQAPKERTILLTFLVVRAESYHNVIIGRFTLGKLDAIVSTARGFMKFPTPQSIATVFRDRIGEILDTKRCRQGPAGATGPERWVLSTRHPDQMVTIGDTLSPEVKSDLKQLLKRNADIFAFEHADMTGVPRDKAEHKLATLPGIKPVAHGKRSMAPDRRAAVVKEVRKLVEAGILRETQYHTWVSNPVMVKKPDGTWRMCIDFKDLNKACPKDAYPLPEIDLKVDSLVPYRYKCFLDAYKGYHQIKMSKEDEEKTAFHTDVGIFCYTKMPFGLRNAGATYQRLMDKVFETQIGRNLEVYVDDLVIKSSEEKQMLADIEETFQRLREYNIKLNPKKCSFGVEEGKFLGVVVTRDGFKANPEKITAISRMPSPRTLKEAQALNGRLVAINRFLARHAEKSLPFIKTLKDCLDKKNFKWTSEAERALQEMKRFIERLPTLTAPRHSEVLKMYLAAAHTAVSAVLMVEREGKQTPIYYISRVLAGPETRYPTLEKLVLALVHATRRLRRYFQAHRVQILTNYPLQQVLHKPEVSGRLAKWAIELGALDIEYQKRTAVKGQVIADFLAEIPEGEVVTDPVIQDIPESSTARQTWKLYTDGSSSGKGSGAGLMLISPDQIRLMYALRFDFECSNNEAEYEALLAGLRMAKSMGAARVDAYVDSLLVNNQVNETYEAKDEAMAKYLAKTKELMNSFGKVTLNHVHRGKNQIADALSKLATSGMEREVKVETLQTPSIEPRSVSAVTIEEPCWYTPILLFLKTGELPPAKGEARKLQTKALQYEVNDGVLYRKSYLGPLLRCVSPVEAKYLVSEIHEGICGIHAGPRAVVAKIHSAGYYWPGMHEDAVRELRRCLSCQKFAPQTIRPKNSLVPVTSAWPFQKWAVDIVGPFPPAPGKLRYLIVAVDYFTKWVEAKPLAKITAENAKKFLWEHIVCRFGLPLYLVSDNGTQFTDRIFQEWCADLHIQQIFTSVAHPQGNGQVERTNRSLLEGIKKRLGHEGSSWVEELPHVLWAHRTMPKTSNNETPFSLTYGMEAMIPAEAGLPSLHRLKVNNNNDQSLREGLDLLEERREAAAISEARYKKALEKYYNKRVAKLSFKVGDYVMRDNEASRMEPAGKLGPNWEGPYVIQEDLGKGAYRLSRLDGTPVPRSWNIAQLKKCYL, encoded by the coding sequence ATGGTTCATGCCGATATAAGAAGAGGGGCGAAGCGGAGTTTCTCCACGCTCGAGCCCTGGATGTTGGCAACAATGACTATAGAACCACGAATGGAAGATTTGCATCTTACCACGGACGCCCTGATCATTTCCGCGGCGGTAGGGGACTACCGTATGAGGCGAATCCTAGTCGACACTGGAAGCTCAGAAGATATCATCTACGAACATTGCTTTGATAGAATGCAACCAGAAGATAAAAAGCTGCTCGAATCAGTGCATGCCACTATTAAAGGTTTCACAGGAGAAAAGGTGGATCCTATTGGTCAAATCACCTTCCCGGTAACTTTCGGGCAAGCACCCAAAGAAAGAACAATACTACTAACTTTCCTCGTGGTCCGCGCCGAATCCTACCATAATGTGATTATCGGAAGGTTCACCCTGGGAAAGTTAGACGCCATAGTCTCCACGGCGAGAGGTTTTATGAAGTTTCCAACACCACAAAGTATCGCTACCGTATTTCGTGATAGAATTGGAGAAATATTGGATACCAAACGATGTCGCCAAGGGCCCGCGGGGGCCACGGGACCAGAAAGGTGGGTATTAAGCACACGCCACCCGGACCAAATGGTCACCATCGGCGACACTCTGTCCCCAGAAGTAAAGAGCGATTTGAAGCAATTGTTAAAAAGAAACGCAGACATCTTCGCTTTCGAGCACGCCGATATGACGGGAGTCCCCCGCGATAAAGCGGAACATAAGCTCGCCACGCTCCCAGGCATTAAGCCAGTCGCCCATGGTAAACGCAGCATGGCCCCGGATCGCCGGGCAGCGGTCGTTAAGGAAGTGCGCAAGTTAGTGGAAGCTGGAATCCTCAGGGAAACACAGTACCATACTTGGGTGTCTAACCCGGTCATGGTTAAGAAACCAGATGGCACATGgcggatgtgcatcgacttcaAAGATCTGAACAAGGCGTGTCCAAAAGACGCGTACCCGTTGCCCGAGATTGATTTAAAGGTTGACTCCCTGGTGCCATATCGATACAAGTGTTTTTTAGATGCGTACAAAGGGTACCACCAGATCAAAATGtccaaagaagatgaagagaaaacAGCCTTCCACACCGATGTTGGCATCTTTTGttacaccaaaatgccttttgggCTACGGAATGCAGGAGCTACCTACCAGAGGCTCATGGACAAGGTGTTCGAAACACAGATCGGGCGAAACTTGGAAGTCTATGTAGACGACCTTGTAATCAAGAGCAGCGAAGAAAAACAAATGTTGGCAGATATAGAGGAAACTTTCCAGCGGCTCAGAGAGTACAACATAAAGTTAAACCCAAAGAAGTGTTCGTTTGGGGTGGAAGAGGGGAAGTTCCTGGGGGTAGTAGTCACCCGAGACGGTTTTAAAGCTAACCCAGAGAAAATAACCGCCATATCGCGAATGCCTTCTCCCCGAACGCTGAAGGAAGCTCAAGCCCTAAATGGACGACTGGTAGCAATCAACAGGTTCTTAGCAAGGCATGCTGAGAAATCATTACCATTCATAAAAACGCTAAAAGATTGCCTCGACAAAAAGAATTTCAAATGGACCAGCGAAGCGGAACGAGCTCTGCAGGAAATGAAGCGTTTCATAGAAAGGCTACCCACGCTGACTGCGCCTAGACACAGTGAAGTGCTAAAAATGTATCTAGCGGCAGCCCACACAGCAGTGAGCGCCGTGCTCATGGTTGAGCGGGAAGGAAAACAAACACCAATATACTACATAAGCCGGGTATTAGCAGGACCTGAAACGCGCTACCCTACGCTGGAAAAGCTAGTTTTAGCATTGGTACACGCCACGAGGCGATTAAGAAGGTACTTTCAGGCACATCGCGTACAGATCTTAACCAACTATCCGCTACAGCAGGTCCTGCACAAACCGGAGGTCTCGGGTAGGTTGGCCAAGTGGGCTATCGAGCTGGGAGCCCTAGATATCGAATATCAGAAGCGAACGGCGGTTAAGGGGCAAGTAATTGCTGATTTCTTAGCCGAAATACCGGAAGGAGAGGTTGTTACAGACCCGGTCATCCAAGATATACCAGAGTCCAGCACCGCGAGGCAGACTTGGAAGTTATACACAGATGGATCATCTAGTGGAAAGGGATCCGGGGCAGGCCTGATGCTGATAAGTCCAGATCAAATCAGGCTAATGTACGCCTTACGTTTTGACTTCGAGTGCTCTAATAACGAAGCGGAATATGAGGCATTACTGGCGGGGCTGCGAATGGCAAAATCCATGGGGGCAGCCAGGGTAGACGCGTACGTCGACTcgctgctggtcaacaatcaagtcAACGAAACATATGAAGCAAAAGACGAGGCAATGGCAAAATATCTGGCAAAAACCAAAGAGCTCATGAATTCCTTCGGCAAAGTCACACTTAACCACGTGCACAGAGGGAAGAATCAGATAGCAGACGCCTTAAGCAAACTCGCCACCTCCGGCATGGAAAGGGAAGTCAAAGTTGAAACATTACAGACACCTTCAATCGAACCACGGAGCGTTTCCGCTGTCACAATAGAAGAACCCTGTTGGTATACCCCAATCCTACTTTTTCTTAAAACAGGCGAGCTGCCCCCCGCCAAGGGCGAAGCACGAAAGTTACAAACGAAAGCGCTGCAATATGAAGTCAACGATGGCGTCCTGTATCGAAAATCTTACTTGGGTCCGCTGCTGCGATGTGTTTCCCCAGTAGAAGCGAAATATCTCGTCAGCGAAATACATGAGGGTATATGCGGCATACACGCCGGACCTCGAGCAGTGGTGGCCAAAATTCATAGCGcagggtattactggcccgggatgcacgAAGACGCTGTAAGAGAATTGCGAAGATGCCTTAGCTGTCAGAAGTTTGCTCCTCAAACAATTCGGCCCAAAAATAGTCTGGTACCGGTGACATCAGCATGGCCTTTTCAGAAATGGGCCGTAGATATCGTGGGACCTTTCCCGCCGGCTCCCGGGAAGTTGAGATATTTAAtcgtggcggttgattactttaccaaatgggtggaagcaaaaCCTTTGGCTAAGATAACGGcggaaaacgccaaaaagtttctCTGGGAACACATTGTATGCAGGTTCGGCTTACCGCTCTACCTGGTAAGTGACAATGGGACGCAGTTCACGGATAGAATTTTCCAGGAATGGTGCGCCGACCTCCACATCCAGCAGATCTTCACGTCGGTAGCACACCCACAGGGTAACGGGCAGGTGGAGCGGACGAACAGGAGCTTGCTAGAGGGTATTAAAAAGCGGCTAGGACACGAGGGAAGCTCGTGGGTGGAAGAGTTACCACATGTCCTTTGGGCACATCGAACAATGCCCAAGACTAGCAACAACGAAACCCCATTCAGCCTTACCTACGGAATGGAGGCGATGATACCTGCTGAAGCAGGGTTGCCGTCATTACACCGTCTCAAGGTAAACAACAACAATGATCAATCGCTGAGAGAGGGCCTAGATTTGTTGGAAGAGAGGCGCGAGGCGGCCGCCATCAGCGAGGCACGATACAAAAAAGCGCTGGAAAAATATTACAACAAACGGGTGGCTAAACTAAGTTTCAAGGTAGGCGATTACGTCATGCGCGACAACGAAGCAAGCCGAATGGAACCGGCGGGAAAACTGGGCCCAAACTGGGAAGGCCCCTATGTCATCCAAGAAGACCTGGGTAAAGGGGCCTATCGCCTGTCCCGACTAGATGGCACGCCGGTCCCGCGCAGTTGGAACATCGCCCAGTTGAAGAAATGCTACCTGTAA
- the LOC110894081 gene encoding DExH-box ATP-dependent RNA helicase DExH10, with translation MEDNSTSEKRKLPEEPSVDDAEPENEESASKKQRVVARTCVHEVAVPKGYTASKDETIHGTLSDPVYNGEMAKTYPFVLDPFQQISVSCLERKESVLVSAHTSAGKTAVAEYAIAMAFRDKQRVIYTSPLKALSNQKYRELSQEFSDVGLMTGDVTLSPNASCLVMTTEILRGMLYRGSEVLKEVAWVIFDEIHYMKDRERGVVWEESIIFLPPAIKMVFLSATMSNATEFAEWICNIHKQPCHVVYTDFRPTPLQHYVFPMGGSGLYLVVDENEQFREDNFLKLQDTFIKQRLTGGNSKPSGRIAKAGNASGGSDIYKIVKMIMERKFQPVIIFSFSRRECEQHAMSMTKLDFNSEEEKDVVEQVFKNAIMCLSEEDRNLPAIELMLPLLQRGIAVHHSGLLPIIKELVELLFQEGLVKALFATETFAMGLNMPAKTVVFTSVRKWDGDSFRYVGSGEYIQMSGRAGRRGKDERGICLIMIDEQMEMNTLKDMVLGKPAPLVSTFRLSYYSILNLLRRAEGQFTAEHVIRNSFHQFQYEKTLPDIGKKVAELEEEATKLDASGEVDVAEYHKLKLEISELEKKMMAEITKPERALYFLLPGRLVKVREGGTDWGWGVVVNVVKKPAPSLGSLAPTSRGSSYIVDTLLHCSIGSSESGSRPRPCPPRSGQKGEMHVVPVQLPLISGLSKLRISVSSDLRPMEARQNILLAVQELEKRFPQGLPKLNPVKDMGIEEPEFVELVNQIEKLEQQLLSHPLNKSQDENQIKRFKRKAEVNHEIQQLKTKIRDSQLQKFRDELKNRSRVLKKLGHIDAEGIVQVKGRAACLIDTGDELLVTELMFNGTFNDLDHHQIAALASCFIPGDKSTEQIHLRSELAKPLQQLQDSARRIAEIQHECKLEVNVDEYVEAAVRPFLMDVIYCWSKGSSFSEVIQMTDIFEGSIIRLARRLDEFLNQLRAAAHAVGEAGLEEKFGAASESLRRGIMFANSLYL, from the exons ATGGAGGATAATTCAACTTCTGAAAAACGGAAGTTACCCGAAGAACCCTCGGTGGATGATGCGGAACCCGAGAACGAAGAATCGGCATCGAAGAAGCAACGGGTTGTGGCAAGAACTTGTGTTCATGAGGTAGCAGTTCCAAAAGGGTATACCGCGAGTAAAGACGAAACGATCCATGGGACGTTATCGGACCCGGTTTATAACGGCGAGATGGCTAAAACCTACCCGTTTGTCCTCGACCCGTTTCAGCAGATATCCGTTTCGTGTTTGGAGCGAAAAGAGTCGGTTTTAGTATCAGCGCATACGTCCGCTGGGAAAACCGCGGTTGCAGAGTATGCGATCGCTATGGCGTTTAGAGACAAGCAAAGAGTCATTTACACGTCTCCGTTGAAAGCGTTAAGTAATCAGAAATACAGAGAGTTGAGTCAAGAGTTTTCGGATGTCGGGTTGATGACGGGTGACGTCACACTCTCGCCGAACGCGAGTTGTTTAGTCATGACTACGGAGATTCTTAGAGGGATGCTTTACAGAGGGTCGGAGGTTTTGAAAGAAGTCGCGTGGGTTATATTCGACGAGATTCATTACATGAAGGATCGTGAACGAGGGGTAGTTTGGGAAGAGAGTATAATATTTTTGCCTCCGGCGATTAAGATGGTTTTTCTTTCTGCAACCATGTCGAATGCTACGGAATTTGCTGAGTGGATATGCAACATACATAAACAGCCTTGTCATGTGGTGTATACGGATTTTCGACCCACACCTTTGCAGCATTACGTGTTTCCGATGGGTGGTTCGGGATTGTATCTTGTAGTCGATGAAAACGAGCAGTTTCGAGAGGATAATTTCCTCAAGCTGCAAGACACTTTTATCAAGCAGAGGTTAACCGGTGGAAATAGTAAACCGAGTGGGAGAATCGCTAAAGCAGGAAACGCTTCCGGTGGATCCGATATATATAAAATCGTCAAG ATGATCATGGAAAGAAAATTTCAACCGGTTATTATCTTTAGTTTTAGTAGAAGAGAATGTGAGCAACATGCGATGTCGATGACCAAGCTTGATTTCAATAGCGAAGAAGAAAAAGACGTTGTGGAGCAGGTTTTCAAAAATGCTATTATGTGCCTGAGTGAGGAAGATAGAAATCTTCCGGCGATTGAGCTCATGTTGCCTTTATTACAACGAGGCATTGCTGTTCATCATTCGGGACTTCTTCCGATTATTAAAGAACTTGTCGAACTTTTATTTCAAGAAGGCCTTGTGAAAGCACTTTTTGCCACAGAGACG TTTGCTATGGGGTTGAACATGCCTGCAAAAACCGTTGTGTTTACTAGCGTTAGGAAATGGGATGGTGATAGCTTTCGGTATGTAGGATCTGGTGAGTATATTCAG ATGAGTGGGAGAGCTGGACGTCGTGGAAAAGATGAACGAGGTATATGTCTTATAATGATTGATGAACAG atGGAGATGAATACTCTAAAGGACATGGTGTTAGGGAAACCAGCCCCACTGGTCAGTACTTTCAGGTTAAGTTATTACTCGATATTGAACTTATTGAGACGTGCCGAAGGCCAGTTTACAGCAGAGCATGTTATCCGAAATTCTTTTCACCAGTTTCAATACGAAAAG ACTTTACCCGATATAGGGAAAAAGGTTGCCGAGCTAGAAGAGGAGGCCACTAAGCTTGATGCTTCCGGAGAG GTTGATGTTGCGGAATATCATAAGCTTAAACTTGAAATCTCCGAACTTGAGAAGAAAATGATGGCTGAAATAACAAAGCCCGAGAGAGCTTTATATTTTCTTCTACCCGGGAGATTG GTTAAAGTTCGAGAAGGTGGAACAGACTGGGGGTGGGGTGTGGTTGTCAATGTCGTTAAAAAACCGGCCCCATCACTAGGCTCGTTAGCCCCTACATCACGTGGCAGTAGCTATATAGTCGACACTTTGCTTCATTGTTCCATTGGTTCAAGTGAAAGTGGTTCTCGCCCTAGACCATGCCCACCACGTTCTGGTCAAAAGGGTGAAATGCATGTG GTTCCTGTTCAGTTGCCTCTGATATCGGGATTAAGCAAACTGAGAATATCGGTTTCTTCTGATCTTCGCCCAATGGAAGCGCGCCAAAATATATTATTGGCAGTACAAGAGCTTGAAAAACGGTTTCCTCAAGGTCTTCCAAAACTTAATCCTGTTAAG GATATGGGCATAGAAGAACCTGAGTTTGTTGAGCTAGTAAATCAGATCGAGAAACTTGAACAACAATTGCTTTCTCATCCACTAAACAAG TCTCAAGATGAAAACCAGATCAAACGTTTCAAGAGGAAAGCCGAAGTGAATCATGAAATTCAACAGTTGAAAACAAAAATTCGTGATTCACAG cTTCAAAAATTCCGCGATGAGCTTAAAAACCGATCACGCGTTCTAAAGAAACTTGGACATATTGACGCTGAAGGAATAGTGCAAGTGAAAGGTCGTGCAGCATGCTTAATTGACACAGGAGATGAACTCTTAGTCACCGAATTAATGTTCAACG GTACGTTTAACGATCTCGACCATCATCAGATTGCAGCTCTTGCAAGTTGTTTTATTCCCGGAGACAAATCAACAGAACAAATACATTTAAGATCGGAACTTGCTAAACCGTTGCAACAGCTTCAAGATAGTGCACGTAGAATAGCGGAG ATACAACATGAATGTAAATTGGAAGTTAATGTGGACGAGTATGTAGAGGCAGCGGTTAGACCGTTCTTGATGGATGTCATATATTGTTGGTCAAAG GGATCATCTTTTTCTGAAGTTATACAAATGACTGATATCTTTGAAGGGAGTATTATAAGGCTTGCTAGAAGACTTGACGAGTTTCTAAATCAG TTACGTGCTGCTGCTCATGCTGTTGGAGAAGCCGGTTTAGAGGAAAAGTTTGGTGCCGCCAGTGAAAGCCTGCGTCGCGGTATTATGTTTGCAAATTCTCTATATCTGTAA